Genomic window (Diabrotica undecimpunctata isolate CICGRU chromosome 6, icDiaUnde3, whole genome shotgun sequence):
CCGCTCCTGCCGGTCTGACTCGAACAAAAAGCGAACGGCTGAGGTTGTCGTCGCTTCAAGTGCGTAGTCTTTCGTTCACAAGTTTTGTATTGTGGTATATAAAGTTGTTTTGTTTCAACTGACAGTCATTGTGTTCAGTGAGTtcttattttaataaagatactgtGATTTATTTGCGAAACTGTTAAGTCTGTCTTTCAATTCGGACATAACCACTTATTGAACACGAGGCGTCACAATATTAGAATCATTATTATTCAATATTCaatcaatataattatttattgagaattgcgagatagtgtttttattctttgccttctcAATAAGGTGTAATTAATTACTCTTTTGTTTTGCTCTCAAAATCTCAGCACCTAAAAAAAAGTGCCGGCAGTACTCAACGGAGTATTTGAAATATGGATTTATTGAATTGCCAGGAAATAAGAATCTACCATTGTGTCTCATTTGTGCAAAATCTTTGTTAAACGAAGCCATGAAGCCGTTTCGGCTTATGGATCACTTAAAGAGGATTCATCCAGAGAAGTCAGACAGACCCATCCAATATTTTGCGGTGAGTAAAAGTCTTTTGTTTGTAGGTTGTAATTTTTCCATGTACAGTTACAATCATTGAATAGTTTACAGACTTACGTATCTAGGagcctattttttaaatttttaccccGTTTAAACGCACCTTTTACGTCAAAagtattacaatgtaaaaattaaaGGGTAAACTATTTAGTGATCGTAACTGTACCTAGGTGTCaacatataattatttttactttctattacCAAAAGTCAGACAgagataaaacaaataataagaaaaccttttttaaactttattaccattacttataataattaaagtGAATGTGTATTTCTTTCGTTTACAGGAGCTCAAGGCAAAGTATGAAAGGCGAGTTACTGTTGGGTCATTAATTGCAAAAGCTACCAAGAAAAACGACAAGGGTTTACTTGCTTCCTACAAGGTTTTATTGTTAATAGTAAAAAGTGCCAAGCCGCACACAATTGGAGAAGAACTCATCCTCCGAGCTGTCAAAGAGATAGTTGATACTATGTTGGGACCCAGTCAGGCCAGCCAAGTAACAGATGTAGTTCCTCGCAGCAATAATACTGTCTCCAGAAGGATTGATGAAATGGGAGCGAATGTCAAAGATGTTCTCTGCAACACATTGAAAAGCAGAGAGTTTACTGTGCAACTTGACGAGAGTACCCTGAGTGACAGCACACCTTTGCTGCTGTTATATGTCTGATTCATTGACGACAATGGAGAAATGGCCGAGGAAATGCTGTTTGTTAGAAGTCTGATTACTGATACAAAAGGATCTTCCGTATTTGAGGTtgttaagagattttttgaggaaaaagagattcccttattaaatatgatcgcctgtgctactgacggtgcagcagcaatgacaggacgccgtcggggatttattgcacatctgaaacaagcagtacctggaattttgtgtgttcactGCGTCATTCACAGAGAGCATTTAGCTGCCAAGAATTTGAGTGGGAGGTTGCACGATTCTTTTCGACTTGTCATAAatgcggtaaataaaattaaagcaaaaccaaagaatgatcgAATATTTCGTATACTTCGTGAAGAAaatgatgagatatttaatacattgctactacatacgcaagtccgctggctttctaaaggcaattgcttaaggcggttcttcagtctcatggatactgttattgaatttcttaatactactgaccccacactgagtacagaacttcaagagaagcgaaatgacatcgcttacttatcagatatttttcaaaaattaaatgaaatgaacctgcaactacaggggaagaacataaatatggccaaagcgaagggagtagtcggagcattcattgacaaactatctatttttgaagaaaatatgcagagaagAGATCTGACCAAATTCCCCAACTTGAAATCTTCTTGTGGTGATTCTGAGGATCTTCAAACATACTGCCTCCAACTTCAAACACTGAAAGAAGATCTGCAGTCCCGATTCCAAGATTTGACTAGTCTGAAAGTACCAACTTGGTTTATCAATCCTTTCAGCGTGGAAGTTTCAACGGTATGTCCTTCTCTTCAAGAAAACTTGATTGATTTGAGACATGATGTTGAAATTGAAAGATTGTTTCGGGAGTGTGCGTACAAAAGATTTTGGCCGCGGAGAAAAGAAGTGTATTcaatcttgtggaatgcaatcaaattattattattggcattccccacaacatatctagtggagaaaggttttagttctgtgtgtatattgaaaaacagacaaagaaatagGTTCGTCATAAAAGAAAGAGGGGATTTGAGGTTGTTATTAACCAACATTGAGCCAGACATAAAGAAATTATGTGAGGAACGCCAGACCCAAGGAAAccattaaaaattcttttacacacatataaccatttatcattttatgaaatgtaaaaataaataaatatggatacttaccttttgtatagattcattatttgtttcaactTAATTGGGTGGGAGGGGGGTGGTCGATTGTAGTATTCATAACTGGTGAAACCTGTCTAAGGGGGCGCTCATGGGAAAAAGGTTGGCAACCACTGGACTAAATGGTTGATAAACGTTGTGAATATAGGTAGGCAACCAACTACACAAACATCTGAATTCATTGGTGGAGAACTAAAGACTTTTATAGAAGGCCCTATATGTtttttcaacatttggtacctggaatatGGAAAGCAAATATATGCTAAGCAGTAAAATGTTGATTTGTTTCAGTATGTTATTGATATGGAAGGTGAACAAAGTAAATGTTGAAATGTATTGCTGGTATATTACTTGACTTATAACTTAAGTAGAAAAGGCCCTACATGTTAAAAAACAACATTTAGCCCCTGAACAATTTGAGGTATGTAAGTTATAAGTTCATAAACATAAGGTGGATGGAAAGAGTTAAAAATTATTGTGTGTTAACATACTATGTGGAACCAACATATGGGTGAAGGGTGGCTGTGTTTGGTTAAAGTTGTAGTATGTGATGTTTTATTGTTAATGTGAGAAGAGAGAATGTGTGCATAAGAGAAATAAAGTATGCTGTAAAGGAAAATGGAGGGGAGTGATGATCTTAGTTAAAGCAATTATGTTAAAAATGGTGTGAACattatatattgattattgatATTGATATAGAATGATATCAGAATAATTTAtgttcccactggtcctcttcggtcgaaattttttttgatcgttgcatcttcatctcgcctaattgcatgtcctatccatcgaagacgtgctaatttaatacattttacaacgtcaggttccccaaaacttctgtataactcaaagttgtagcgcctacgccacaaaccctgttctcctccatatattttcctagaatttttctctcgaaccgtttaagcaattcttggtcgttctgtgtaagtgaccacgt
Coding sequences:
- the LOC140444266 gene encoding protein FAM200A-like produces the protein MKPFRLMDHLKRIHPEKSDRPIQYFAELKAKYERRVTVGSLIAKATKKNDKGLLASYKVLLLIVKSAKPHTIGEELILRAVKEIVDTMLGPSQASQVTDVVPRSNNTVSRRIDEMGANVKDVLCNTLKSREFTVQLDESTLSDSTPLLLLYV